Part of the Melitaea cinxia chromosome 6, ilMelCinx1.1, whole genome shotgun sequence genome is shown below.
TGGGGGTCACCGCTTGGATCAAGCGCTTCACCAGAAATTGTAGACACCCACAGAACAAATGCTTGGAGGCGTTCTTATCGCCACAAGAGCTCCAGGATGCTCTTCTTCATTGGGTTCGTTCTGTGCAAGAAGAGAACTTTGAAAATGAGattgatattttgagaaaaggcAAATGTAAGCTGTCTGGAGCCATTTGCAAACTGAACCCCTTTTTGGACAGTGCGGGTCTTTTGCGAGTCGGAGGGCGTCTAAGGAACGCAAACCTTCCGTATGGAGCTCGTCATCCCCTCCTGTTGCCCAAAAGTGGCCACTTAGTGAGTTTGTTGGTGACTGATCGTCACATCAAGAACTCCCACGCCGGCTGTAATGCCTTATTGGCCATTTTACAAcgagaattttggattttatcggcccgaaggacgatccgtagtgtggtctttcgctgcatgtcttgttatagactcaaggcctctaccatgcagcctatcatgggtgacctgccgtcggatcgggtcacagagacaaggccctttgctggagttgggacggactttgcaggtcccttttcggttaagacctcgaccctcaggaacagtaaaacggtcaagtcctacctgtgcgtctttgtttgcctgtccaccaaggcggtacacttagaactagtctcagccctctcgacagaggcctttgttgcgacgttagatagattcgtgtcacgacgaggactaccgtccttgattcggtcggattgcggcaccaacttcaaaggcacaaataactatttaaaagagatatatgaatttttggcGTCTAATGAGACTGAGATTGCGTCTAGACTAGCTAGTCGCAGAATAACTTGGAAGTTCAGTCCCGCGTCATGCCCCCACTGGGGAGGAATTTTTGAAAGTGTTGTAAAGGTTGCCAAAACACATTTGCGACGAGTAATTGGCGAGTCCGTATTAACATTTGAGGAGCTCGCAACTGTGTTTTGCAAAATTGAAGCCATGTTGAATTCACGCCCGTTGTGCCCGATCTCTTCAGACCCTAACGATTTGGAAGCCCTCACACCGGGCCATTTTTTGATTGGACGGCCGCTGAACGCCCTGCCGGAATACCCCTATGTTGATGTGAAACTCAATCGTCTCTCGCGGTTTGAATTGATCCAACAACTCACTCAGAGCTTTTGGAAACGTTGGAATTTGGAATATTTGCATATTCTCCAGCAGCGCGTTAAGTGGACTGACAAGACTGATCCACCGCATGTTGGTGACCTCGTTCTGGTTAAGGACGCTAACTCACCGCCACTGTGTTGGCGCAGAGGGCGCATTCTTAACCTCGTCTTTGGAGCAGATGGAGTGCCCCGTTTTGCTGAGGTTCGGGTGGACGGTTCTGTTCTGAAGAGAGCGGTATCAACCTTGTCACGACTGCCAATTGATTAGCGGCCAGGTAGTCCTGGCCGAGGCGGGTAgatgttatgaaccaaatgtagcaacactaaactattatattatctatgacagttagtatagtttacgaaatggttttatctatgagctgtcattcgtcacctttgaatttaaaaatttgcatcgtttttccggtctccgtataaaagttacgcttttgtttgtacttgttcgttctcgcgaaaaattatcgccttttgttgatcgaaccatcctttgttgtttgaagtaatttaattgttaatagcaaagtgtattccttgtattccttgttgaattattgtgaaaaacgtgagggaactacgccgaacaacggccattttgattgctggttcctgcttcagcccgccacttcagttaagtataattgattagcattagacgtaatgattggccaattatagtttgatgttaattaagttatacctggcgaggcttcaccgaacagtattcagtgaaactaaggtaggatttttatttaagacattgagtgttagctctgcgtactgcagacaattgttcgtcccgttcgtacctgagatcacgcttccactcgtttcaatatactccaggtcggacgtaacaccttacataaattaaatgaaaggtttttgaattactatttataagtaGGTAGTTTGTGAAACATAATCGTTACGATCAATCGTTTGTAAgcaagatttaatttaattaaaaatatttgattgatAATCTTAACAGATATTTTTAGAGAGAATTATTTAAgtagcaaataataatatattttattattttttactttttcaataATTGCATCTTAAGTAAAGATTAGGTAAGCGCTGTGGCCACATCACTGGCCATTGTGCTTTGTTTTATGAGTGATTTCGGTCACCCAAGAGATGAGCTAGGCTAATATTTCTCTTCTTGGAACAATTGAGTATTAGGcgttaattgttataaataaatcaataaatatataaacgccTCACAGTCAATGCCTCCCACTAGGATTTGCCACGGGGTTTACACTTGTATGGCCGTCGTCTCTGTTGTAATTAAGGAATGTTTATTACCAGGACAACTCCGAGGACCGTAACTGAATGGCATAAAAGCGTTGGGTTGCGGTGCTTTTCCAGGCAGGAAACGATCGGGATTAAAAACGTTTGCATCGTCACCCCAGTGGCGAGGATTGCGGTGTATACTCCATATACTTGTAACTACATTACTACCCTCAGGAAGAGTTATGCCAGTAGCtgcaaaaaatatgaaaaacaatataaatcaataatttaatattattattatcttttattcaatatattttcttatgattacatttttaaatatatttataaaaaagacaaataaaaattatttaaaaatataaaaatagtagtcctccggaggctgaggaacctcctcagAATGCCGaccgtttcaagcaacactgccttttgaatcggacccttgatccaacagtcaagcgagagtttcttaaggtgttggtcgaaactcttcgctaatagaccattaaccgatacaacaataggaacaattattgttgagtctacattccagATGCTggtaatctcgtgggcaaggtctaaatatttacttaatttttctttttcggtctttacgagattatcgttatgtggaactgtaatgtcaacaataattgcttggcgcgctgatcggtctactagcactatatcaggtttattggctgcaataaGCCTGTCAGTCTGAGGTAgcccaactgaggtagggcacagcaggaatttcctgctcaaaatatggagtagcccgactggggtagtacctcggccttacagaagatcacagcaaaataatactgttttgaagcggtattgtgttcctgttggtgagtaaggtaaccagagctcctggggggattggggattgggtcggcaacgcgcttgcgatgcttctggtgttgcagatgtctataagctacggtaatcacttaccatcagatgagccgtacgcttgtttgccgcttGTTtgctacccccaatcccccaggagctctagacAGCTTTCTCACCTCAGGAACACAACGATGTTCGAAAGAATAAGTagaaatttcaaaattgtatcaaaattgtttgtattataccgctaCAGGTTGTGCCAGAATATCAGCGTTTTTGGCAGCAAACTTTTGCTGTCAAAAACAATACTGAGACAGTAACCTAGttgacctatttttttttaaattctatatatttattccTCGTCGTATCGTATCTCGTCGATTGTATGGTTATAATGTATGTGTCATTTCAACAGTTGTAAACTGGTaggctaataaaaaaaaactttctttctaaacatttattaatattctatcaaaaattgaccgttccagcggggattgagcctgcatctccgactgaacgtgtcggtgctctagccaattaagctatggaacgacatacccgctagatcgatttttttttttgatatgatgatattatattcggttctaagtgATCGTGGcgctttctttctttctttcaaaattgGAAAATAAGTATATGGATATAGAACTTATTTACTTGACATGGCTCATCAGTTCAAATaccaaataaaatttctaagtcATGCCAGAAAAACAAGTATAATACTTACGTAATTCAAGGTCTTTCTTTAGATACCTCACAGTTATAGGTACAGGGGGGTAAAGTCTTAAGGTTTCCTTTATCACAGCtcttaaataattgaatttcaTCAAGTCTTCCGCTTCAAGGGTCTTATCTGTATCTCCTAAAACTTCTTGAATtctgaaattttattacaagcAATAGCATAGCAAAGTAAGCGACATAGCCCCcaaaattagcaagttgaagtggtagtgggctggtcatctgtgtgaccgatggccgttggagcagacgggtcatggggtggagaccgcgtcttggcaaacttattgtgggacgttctccggcccattggaccgacgatctacgtaagatggctggatgaggattgcggaaaaccgagatgtgtggcctatgtccagcagtggactgccataggctgaagtgatgatgatgatgatgattacaagcaataaatgtataaatcaaatattagataaaataaactgtttagaagatttttttttttcgttctcgAATATTTGGTTCTAACTGTAGGAATTGCAAAAACCACTCTGGTGGTGGTGCGAGTAGTTTCCTGAAACAACCAtgatttgcgggttcgatacccacTCGGGTTTGATATTTGTATCTCTACAAATATTGATTTTCGGTTTAGATGTCTATTCTTATGGGTTTCCCCACCTATCTCGGAGAGTACGTCAAGTCGTCGGCCCCGTGGGTAACCTGATAGTTTTAATAATcttatcctacatggagaaagtaTCCCCAGCAATGAAATACCTACTAAACGTTGAATGCGTAGGGATTTCAAAACTATCGTTGCTGAAAAATACTTACTCTCTGTAAATTTTGTCTTGTACATCCATGTGTTGTGACAGTAGTAAAATAGCAAAACATGTGCCTACTGCCGATGTATCCGAGCCCGCCGTAGCAAGAGCAAGTGTCTCCTCGCGAAGTTCTTCATCGGTATATCCTTTATCGGTATCATTAGAATTCTCTATcaataattctaaaaatgtCTTAATTGTTTCTGCACACAATAAAGGAATGTTttaaagttgaaataaatataactaaatagaCATTTTTATATGAACTAACTTACGATTATCAAAATGTTCTCCATCTTTATTTTGTTCATCGATCAGCAATTTCTTTCTTAAAATGAgctaaaaagtataatattagtCGTATATATCATCTTACTTTGTTAAATTTGAATGTCATTGACACatgtcataattatgtattgaaaattaaaaaataaattatcattccTGACTTTCAAGGGATTGATCTAATGTTAATCCTCTAAAGACTTtgcgaaaaataataatgaatgacTTATTCTGATAAGCGTCAGACTATGACAATGATTGTGCTTATTAGGTAgacaaagataaataaaaattattttaaaaataaggtcTAAAGTAAGTTTTTTGAAAAGccctaattatatttatattttaaactacttACGTTATCCACGAAGTCATGAACAATTTTCGTCGAACGCCTCTCTCTCGTATACATCGGTAACAATTTGTATATAGCGTCTATATGTAACCAAGGTCGGAACAAACGCACGGCAATATTCGTAAAGCCGGCTCTCATAGCTTTAAAGAACGGGTGTTCTTTATGTCgctgtatatcaatatttaagccaaataatgtttctaatgaaaaaaatatttatgtaagtctTAGGTAAATAAATTCATAAGACCATTATTACAggttatttattgtaaactataaGAATACTACGAATATTTAGTTAAAGTTTTCTCTGCTTCTTTTGTCCGAATATAATGAAATTGCTTGATACTTTTTAAACAAGGCACTTGAATGAAAGTGGTTGgagcagcggtcatagcactggctgttgcgcgggcggtcgcgggttcgatccccgctcacgacagatatttgtatcggctatatagatgtttgtcgtggtctgggcgttgtgcttgtatattgtgtctgtttccggacccctgacacaggagaaagtcctactggggtcagttgagtgtgaagcgttaaaaacatctaaaaattatcatattgcGTCTGTGAAAAAAGAAACTTaagtatatagaaaaaaaataatgatgaacAATTTTTATTACCACAAACAGATTCCAGTGCATAAGGGCAAACGTAATCATAGCAAGAGAAGTCTTCTTTTCCAACTTGCGATTCTAATTGTTCAGCTAACACCTTACTTCGTTTATCGAAAATTCTGACAAATTTGTTTACATATCTTGGAGCGAAAGCTGTTATAATAACTTTGCGTCTTCGATGCCATATGTCAACTGCAATGAATAATGGAagaaaaagacaaaataaattttaaacaatttaccACTATCAGATGTGCtctcttaaatatatatatcttttatttttaaatccgtAGGTGTCTAAGGTCATCTTTTTCTAATATACATCTTAATGCTTCGGTAACAGTCGACTTTAattcatctttttattttttatcctgTAAAGGAGAAACGGTCTTGATTCCATAATACTTTGCCGCATCACCTTATCGATTCTTAGAGCTATGTCAATTATCGGACTATTGCCAAACctgcaaatgaaataaattattggcAAGAAGTTTCTTCTCAAAGATTGTTGGAAAACTTTTGATCCCCTCTCTGACACTTTTTTAcaggactttgttttataaaaaccgTTAAATAACTCTCATATTTGAACAGTCACGTTAGAACAGTGGAAGTAATATATTCTAGACCTTCTTGTAGAGAGCGTTTTATTCTATCGAATTAGCTAAATCAGAAGATTTTTTACGCCTGTGCCTCATCAGATCAAAATTTTAGTCAGAAAGTTTGAACTGCTTATGGATGTCGTCTACGAACCAGTGAGCATCATCTTCACAACTTGTCCGTCATCTTGACCAGGTAACTAGTAACTTCCGCGGATTCcagcttctttttttttagtttcaataGAACTTCTCGGAGCTACACAGCGTTTGGGGAAGAATAGGATTGAtcgtagatttcatcaagcgaaTAGCTTGGTAGTGATCGCTGCCAGTTTTAATCTGGTTACTGACTGATGGATTCTGACAAAGTTATGCATTTATGTCTCTTATCCACTAATCATTAAATATATCTCGTCATCATCTTAGTATGTCCACCACTTATGGGGCTTCCTTTTTAACTCATAATTCATCAACAAGTACTATTCTGACTCAAAGATCAAAATCAAAGGGACAAGGTCCGTATCCatacaactaatataataatcctTAAATCATTAGAATTCaaggataataaataaaacgaagaaTAACCGACTtaagttatatcgacaagtaatacaacgtaggtagacgaaaaaatagtcaagtatatacgcattatcaaagattactccaaatgttgtaatcagatctcgatgaaatttaaatgtgaccacatgataaacatcggctttctattaaattaaaaatcattaaaatcggtacacccagtaaaagttatgcggattttcgatagtttccctcgatttctctgggatcccatcatcagatcctggtttccttatcatggtgccacacttgggatatcttctttccaacaaaaaaaaacagaatgatcaaaatcggttcataaacgacggagttatccccgaacatacataaaaaaatatacgtatgtagtagtagtagtaatagtagtagtaacctcctcctttgtttgaagtcggttaaaaatattaataaatctgaTAAAGATATAGTTTTTACGTACCAGGTGCGAACACAATACCATTTCCAAGGAAATTCTTTGTAAATTTCCAAATATAATTCTTGTCTAAAACTGACTTTAACATGAAACAAGACTGGTCAGCATCACCCAAAGCTAAAAGGGAATTAacgtgtattaaaaaaatgtaaacattttattcTGCTTTGTACGCTATAAACAAAGCATTTATTGGGAATGCTGCGTagtgaaaattaaattagtctatttatcttttaaaaatcagatctggagcagcccgactggggtagcccgactggggtagcccgactggggtagtacctcgaccttacagaagatcacagataaataatactgttttcaagcagtcttgtgttcctgttggtgagtaaggcaaAGGCAatcagagcttctggggggaattggggatagcatcggcaacacgcttgcgatgcatttggtattgcagacgtctttaagctacggtaatctcttaccatcaggtgagccgtacgcttgtttgccgacctagttacatatactttaaaaataactaaaatctcTGTATTAAGTTACCcgcgattcggaatatagattttataaataagaatcagcgaaatacatatgtacataaaatagatttttatataatataatacaggtatttgtatatgtatttgtgaTAGTTTTacttaccaacaaaaaaaaagttacccACCCATAGACTTACTGCTTGATGCTTCCTTTTGAAAGCTTGTGATGttaattgcataatttttttcataccatcTGAAATAAAACGTAACAATTAACGACGCTAAgcattattaatagtaatttaaataattaagctCATAAAAATTATCTTGATTGACCAATCTGAGGACGTCTGTCTGGGGACGTAACTAAACCTTACAGGAGCTCACAGTCAAGTAATACtctaaagtaatttaaaaatattgttcccgtggttaatataatatatattattgtattatttttttattaatataaatgtactaatttgtgttattattattgaatgtttgtttttatgaattttttaagtgtgattatttattattttataatttttgattattttgattttattgaattgtataaattatttattaaatttaatgttatttgtttacaaaaatatatagatagaggtagaatttgtgatcaacttaactaacgcattgagttcactgtaatgttagttttaagttttatatgcataaataaataaataaataaatgaatgtaatATTCCTTTACTCTTAGCTAATGCTAATATATGATTAAACACAGCAATAAAGGTAATTcg
Proteins encoded:
- the LOC123654800 gene encoding cytochrome P450 4X1-like, which encodes MYTRERRSTKIVHDFVDNLILRKKLLIDEQNKDGEHFDNQTIKTFLELLIENSNDTDKGYTDEELREETLALATAGSDTSAVGTCFAILLLSQHMDVQDKIYREIQEVLGDTDKTLEAEDLMKFNYLRAVIKETLRLYPPVPITVRYLKKDLELPTGITLPEGSNVVTSIWSIHRNPRHWGDDANVFNPDRFLPGKAPQPNAFMPFSYGPRSCPGYQYAMFSMSTTLINLLRRYRIKPASNYKYDENNPLRVSFEVMMIHVDNFSVQIEYRNEPNKNKKSEEM